One genomic segment of Styela clava chromosome 3, kaStyClav1.hap1.2, whole genome shotgun sequence includes these proteins:
- the LOC144420936 gene encoding uncharacterized protein LOC144420936 — protein MISDVQNLQSDVAVNFISTTLPLLSFNDTSCDTCMSPQSLPEEDHNLQEKEFACDNSQTPTIDNHELYCKIITKPEVTDCQGTESSKLNGCDFFFICSTLHDDILDESDVNREIAVCQTCGNDFADMNADPLTTQPSLDDERATQIMNDTLKRVDGRLQIGLLWKYDDIKLPYNYNMALKRLMSVKRRMEKDAEFATLRHYKRTWFIPHHATRQSKFRVVFDSSAEFDGKSLNKNLLSGPDFNNSLVGVLLRFRLNPIAVSCDIRQMFHRILVKREDTQSLRFLWFPTHDLTKPVSQFRMLSHAFGTTCSPSIATFALRKVAEDNLSNADPTAVRCICFNFYVDDGLFSKDTVEETSTLVRQTTDLLATGGFHLTKFLSNEPEVLQCVPEEDKAPVAHALELADDAVSRTLGLNWNAATDQFVVIVRIQERPPTRRGILSMVSQIFDPLGYVQPFVLAARIVLQDLCYEEFQWDDTITGPLRDKWEEWSSKLPSLNGLSFCRCYRPKGFTPSTFQLHVFCDASSFAYGTCAYLKIIDDAGNIHTAFVKGSSRVAPKKVVTIPRLELTAAVAATELARCIKLELNEVITDVFFYTDSMTVLRMINSRSERFKTFVANRLNTIHLLSQRRQWHHVDTKSNPADIASRGLMPDKCHKADCWFKGSSFLRSKEPLRNSHISETIEDSEICSEVKVNYNEISYKDKNSTIQQPGLMLLLKRYSKFERLISSVIWLQRFKTYMIGKLLHRSDSPVTGCFTVAERENATIGIVKLIQTDSLSAELCYFKDMMSSGPPPSDRKRLKSPFAKELLQCNPYVADYILRVGGRLRQSELQPDQRNPVILPPYHHATRLLIDYYHCEHGHCGSNQVQAYLLQKYWILHLQSAVAKVLRECMPCKIRSARPGKQWMSDMPAVRLCTGNRPFFHSFVDYFGPIKVKLGRSEHKRYGVIFTCLSTRAIHLEVAESLDTSAFLQAFFRFVSRRARPAHMYSDNGTNFIAGSKALKDGITNWNKKQIDNALAQKGIQWHFSPPLASHQNGVVERLIREVKKILRNMLDDKPLTDYSLWSFLAGVESILNE, from the exons ATGATATCTGATGTACAGAATTTACAAAGTGATGTAGCTGTGAATTTTATTTCTACTACTCTTCCATTGCTATCATTTAATGACACTTCATGCGATACTTGCATGTCACCTCAAAGTCTTCCAGAAGAAGATCACAATTTGCAGGAGAAAGAATTTGCATGTGATAATTCACAGACACCTACAATTGACAACCATGAACTATATTGCAAAATCATTACCAAGCCGGAAGTGACAGATTGTCAGGGGACGGAAAGCAGCAAATTGAATGGTTgtgattttttctttatttgttcCACATTGCATGATGATATCCTGGATGAGAGTGATGTTAACCGTGAAATTGCTGTCTGTCAAACTTGTGGAAATGATTTTGCTGATATGAATGCAGATCCATTAACAACACAACCTTCTTTGGATGATGAACGAGCTACACAAATTATGAATGATACTTTGAAGCGTGTTGACGGACGATTGCAAATTGGTTTATTATGGAAATATGATGATATTAAATTACCGTACAACTATAACATGGCTCTCAAACGTCTCATGTCTGTCAAGCGAAGAATGGAGAAGGATGCTGAATTTGCTACATTGAGACATTATA AGAGAACCTGGTTCATTCCACACCATGCAACAAGACAATCGAAGTTTCGTGTTGTCTTTGACAGTTCAGCAGAGTTTGATGGAAAATCACTGAACAAGAATTTACTATCAGGACCTGATTTCAATAACTCATTAGTTGGAGTTCTTCTACGCTTCCGTTTGAACCCCATTGCTGTGTCGTGTGACATTCGACAGATGTTTCACAGAATATTGGTAAAGCGTGAAGATACACAATCTCTTCGTTTTTTATGGTTTCCTACACATGATCTTACAAAACCTGTTTCTCAATTTAGAATGCTATCTCATGCCTTTGGTACTACCTGCTCACCTTCTATTGCAACCTTTGCTCTACGAAAGGTTGCAGAAGATAATTTATCTAATGCTGATCCGACCGCTGTTCGATGCATTTGCTTTAATTTTTATGTAGATGAcggattattttcaaaagatACAGTAGAGGAGACATCTACATTAGTTCGACAGACTACTGATTTACTGGCAACAGGAGGTTTTCACTTGACtaaatttttaagcaatgaaccAGAAGTTCTACAATGTGTTCCTGAAGAAGACAAGGCTCCCGTCGCTCATGCTCTGGAACTAGCCGATGATGCGGTGAGTCGTACTTTAGGATTGAATTGGAATGCAGCCACTGATCAATTTGTTGTTATCGTCAGAATTCAGGAACGTCCTCCTACTCGTCGTGGCATATTATCAATGGTGTCGCAGATATTTGACCCTCTTGGGTATGTTCAACCATTTGTACTTGCAGCTCGTATCGTTCTGCAAGATCTTTGTTATGAAGAATTTCAATGGGATGATACAATTACTGGCCCTCTTAGAGACAAATGGGAAGAATGGTCATCTAAATTACCTTCATTGAATGGGTTATCATTTTGTAGATGCTACAGACCAAAAGGATTTACTCCATCTACTTTTCAGTTACATGTATTTTGTGATGCAAGTTCTTTTGCATATGGAACTTGtgcttatttgaaaataattgacgATGCAGGAAACATTCACACTGCATTTGTTAAAGGCTCGTCAAGGGTGGCTCCGAAGAAAGTTGTAACGATACCACGTCTTGAACTGACTGCAGCGGTTGCTGCTACAGAATTGGCGAGATGCATAAAATTGGAATTGAATGAAGTGATAACAGATGTATTTTTCTATACGGATTCAATGACAGTTCTTCGAATGATAAACAGTCGATCTGAACGTTTCAAAACTTTTGTTGCTAATCGATTGAATACAATTCACTTGCTTTCTCAACGTAGACAATGGCATCATGTTGACACTAAGTCTAATCCAGCAGATATTGCCAGTCGTGGACTAATGCCTGACAAATGCCACAAAGCTGATTGCTGGTTTAAAGGATCTTCTTTTCTGAGAAGCAAGGAACCATTGAGAAATTCACATATTTCTGAAACAATTGAGGACTCTGAAATATGTTCTGAAGTGAAAGTTAATTATAATGAGATTTCCTACAAGGACAAGAATTCTACTATACAACAACCTGGACTTATGCTGTTGTTGAAACGTTACTCTAAATTTGAAAGACTTATTTCCTCTGTGATATGGCTTCAAAGATTCAAGACTTACATGATTGGGAAATTGCTACATCGTTCTGATTCTCCAGTTACTGGTTGTTTTACTGTTGCAGAACGGGAAAATGCAACTATAGGTATTGTGAAACTTATACAAACAGATTCGTTGTCTGCTGagctttgttattttaaagatatgatGAGTTCGGGCCCTCCACCTTCTGACAGAAAGAGACTTAAATCGCCATTTGCTAAAGAACTTTTGCAGTGTAATCCATATGTGGCTGATTACATACTTCGAGTTGGAGGCAGGCTTCGTCAATCTGAATTACAACCTGATCAAAGGAATCCTGTAATTTTACCCCCATATCACCATGCCACTAGACTTCTGATCGATTATTACCACTGTGAACATGGACATTGTGGAAGCAATCAAGTACAGGCttatttgttacaaaaatattggATATTGCATCTTCAGTCAGCGGTGGCAAAAGTTCTTAGAGAATGCATGCCATGCAAGATTCGATCTGCCAGACCTGGTAAACAATGGATGTCAGATATGCCTGCTGTTAGGCTTTGTACAGGAAATAGACCATTCTTTCACAGCTTCGTTGATTATTTTGGTCCTATAAAGGTCAAGTTGGGCAGAAGCGAACATAAGCGTTACGGagttatattcacttgtcttTCTACTCGAGCAATTCATCTGGAGGTTGCAGAGAGTTTGGATACCTCTGCATTTTTACAAGCCTTTTTTCGTTTTGTCTCGCGACGTGCAAGACCAGCTCACATGTACTCTGACAATGGTACGAATTTTATTGCTGGAAGTAAAGCTCTCAAGGATGGAATTACAAATTGGAATAAGAAACAAATTGACAATGCTCTTGCACAAAAGGGAATTCAATGGCATTTTTCACCACCTCTTGCAAGTCACCAGAATGGAGTTGTTGAAAGATTGATCAGAGAAGTTAAGAAGATTCTGAGGAATATGCTTGATGATAAACCATTAACCGATTATTCACTTTGGTCTTTTCTGGCTGGAGTGGAATCCATCTTAAATGAATGA